A window of Hymenobacter aerilatus contains these coding sequences:
- a CDS encoding sialate O-acetylesterase codes for MRCVLPLLAATLAATTTHAAVRLPKLVGDHMVLQRDKPLPIWGWADAGEAVTVMFKGKTYKATPTGDAGKWMVQLPATPAGGPYALVVKGQNTITVHDVLMGDVWLASGQSNMEWPLREANNGAQEVAAANFPNIRLLDVPNAVASTPKTDFGGTGWHPCTPETVAGFSAVAYFFGRDLQKQYNVPIGLISSEWGGTPAEAWTSTEALGTLPDFKGKVAASTGDIEQRQQAYAAQLAQWQRTPAAHDQGRAAGHAPWSAAGVATPDWPTMPLPGPWEQHANLAALDGVVWFRKEVDLTAAEAGKPLTLHLSVIDDADSTWFNGTFVGTTNGYATPRAYTVPAALVKPGRNTIAVRVLDLGQGGGIWGKPEDLHLTTATRTLPLSGDWRYHIGVDNRLAPPNPFPGGAQNEPTLLFNAMIAPLIPYAIKGVIWYQGESNASRAAQYQKLFPTMIRDWRGRWQEGDFPFLFVQLANFQPDQDQPADYEWAELREAQRQTLSLPNTGMAVAIDIGNTNDIHPRNKQEVGRRLALAARRVAYNDKNVVYSGPTFEKMEPRGTTVRLTFSNLGGGLVLKDASGPYLKGFAVAGADRKFHWAQGRLEGNTLVLSSKEVSQPQAVRYDWSNSPTPNLYNKAGLPASPFQANRK; via the coding sequence ATGCGCTGTGTTCTCCCGCTTTTGGCAGCCACCCTGGCCGCTACTACCACCCACGCCGCCGTGCGCCTGCCTAAGCTAGTGGGCGACCACATGGTGTTGCAGCGCGACAAGCCCCTACCCATCTGGGGCTGGGCCGATGCCGGGGAAGCAGTGACGGTCATGTTTAAAGGCAAAACCTATAAAGCTACCCCCACTGGTGACGCGGGCAAATGGATGGTGCAGCTGCCCGCCACGCCGGCCGGTGGGCCCTATGCGTTGGTAGTGAAGGGCCAGAACACCATCACGGTGCACGATGTGCTGATGGGTGACGTGTGGCTGGCTTCGGGACAGTCGAACATGGAGTGGCCGCTGCGCGAGGCCAACAACGGCGCTCAGGAAGTTGCGGCTGCCAACTTTCCCAATATCCGGCTGCTGGATGTGCCTAACGCCGTAGCCAGCACCCCCAAGACCGATTTTGGCGGTACCGGTTGGCACCCGTGCACGCCCGAAACAGTGGCGGGCTTCTCGGCTGTAGCCTACTTTTTTGGGCGCGATTTGCAGAAGCAGTACAACGTGCCCATTGGGCTGATTTCGTCGGAGTGGGGTGGTACGCCGGCCGAGGCCTGGACCAGCACCGAGGCCCTGGGCACCCTACCCGACTTCAAAGGAAAGGTAGCTGCCTCTACTGGCGATATTGAGCAACGTCAGCAGGCATACGCGGCGCAGCTGGCGCAGTGGCAGCGCACCCCCGCCGCCCACGACCAGGGCCGCGCTGCCGGGCACGCGCCGTGGTCGGCGGCTGGGGTAGCAACCCCCGACTGGCCCACCATGCCCCTACCCGGCCCGTGGGAACAGCACGCCAACCTGGCCGCGCTCGATGGCGTGGTGTGGTTTCGCAAGGAGGTAGACCTGACGGCTGCCGAGGCCGGTAAGCCGCTGACGCTACACTTGAGCGTGATAGACGACGCCGATTCTACGTGGTTCAACGGTACGTTTGTAGGCACTACTAATGGCTACGCTACGCCCCGTGCGTATACCGTGCCCGCCGCCCTAGTGAAGCCGGGGCGCAACACCATTGCTGTGCGCGTGCTCGATCTTGGGCAGGGCGGCGGCATTTGGGGAAAGCCCGAAGACTTGCACCTCACCACCGCTACCCGCACCCTACCCCTCTCCGGCGACTGGCGCTACCACATCGGAGTAGACAATCGGCTGGCGCCGCCCAATCCCTTCCCCGGTGGCGCGCAAAACGAGCCCACATTGCTATTCAACGCCATGATTGCCCCACTGATTCCGTACGCCATCAAAGGCGTTATCTGGTACCAGGGCGAGAGCAACGCGAGCCGCGCGGCGCAGTACCAAAAGCTGTTTCCAACCATGATTCGGGACTGGCGCGGGCGCTGGCAGGAGGGTGATTTTCCGTTTTTGTTTGTGCAGCTGGCCAATTTTCAGCCCGACCAAGACCAACCCGCCGACTACGAGTGGGCGGAGCTGCGCGAGGCCCAGCGCCAGACCCTTAGCCTACCCAACACCGGCATGGCCGTGGCCATCGATATTGGCAATACCAACGACATTCACCCACGCAACAAGCAGGAAGTGGGCCGCCGCCTGGCCCTGGCCGCCCGCCGCGTGGCCTACAACGACAAGAATGTGGTGTACAGCGGCCCTACCTTCGAGAAAATGGAACCTAGAGGCACTACCGTCCGCCTCACGTTCTCCAACCTTGGCGGCGGCCTGGTGCTGAAAGATGCCAGCGGCCCTTACCTGAAAGGCTTTGCCGTAGCCGGAGCCGACCGTAAGTTTCACTGGGCCCAAGGCCGCCTGGAAGGCAATACCCTGGTGCTCAGCAGCAAAGAAGTATCCCAGCCCCAGGCCGTGCGCTACGATTGGAGCAACAGCCCTACCCCCAACCTCTACAATAAAGCCGGCCTGCCCGCCTCGCCGTTCCAGGCAAACAGAAAATAA